A genomic window from Bradyrhizobium lupini includes:
- a CDS encoding LysR family transcriptional regulator, with protein MLDKLELLLALAKERHFGRAAEMCGVTQPTMSTGLKQLEEILGVMLVQRGSRFQGFTPEGERALDWARRIVGDARAMRDEINGLKHQLSGEIRIAAIPTVLGMVAALTTPFRARHPEVRFRIQSTTSSEVLGLLENLEVDAGLTYIENEPIGKVRTIPLYSESYRLLTAPDGMFGDRETVTWREVGQVPLCLLTPDMQNRRIIDRALRSVGAEATPTLTSNSLLVLFTHVKTGRWASVMPAKLAETLGLSDTVRSIPIIDPDVNYSIGMVIPQRDPMTPLIAALVNVAREVAPSLQS; from the coding sequence TTGCTCGACAAGCTTGAACTATTGCTGGCGCTGGCGAAGGAACGGCATTTCGGCCGGGCCGCCGAAATGTGCGGCGTGACGCAACCGACGATGTCGACCGGGCTGAAGCAGCTCGAGGAGATCCTCGGCGTGATGTTGGTCCAGCGCGGCTCCCGCTTCCAGGGTTTTACGCCGGAAGGCGAGCGGGCGCTGGATTGGGCGCGGCGGATCGTGGGCGATGCCCGCGCGATGCGTGACGAGATCAACGGGCTGAAGCATCAGCTCTCCGGCGAGATCCGAATTGCGGCAATCCCGACCGTGCTCGGTATGGTCGCTGCGCTGACGACGCCGTTCCGCGCCAGGCATCCCGAGGTGCGTTTCCGCATCCAGTCCACCACCTCATCCGAGGTGCTGGGGTTGCTCGAGAATCTCGAGGTGGATGCAGGCCTGACCTATATCGAGAACGAGCCGATCGGCAAGGTGCGCACCATTCCGCTCTACAGCGAGAGCTATCGTCTGCTCACCGCGCCGGATGGAATGTTCGGTGATCGCGAGACGGTGACGTGGCGGGAGGTCGGACAGGTGCCGCTGTGCCTGCTGACGCCCGACATGCAGAACCGCCGCATCATCGACCGCGCGTTACGTTCGGTCGGCGCCGAGGCGACGCCGACCTTGACCTCGAATTCGCTGCTGGTGCTGTTCACGCATGTGAAGACGGGGCGCTGGGCCAGCGTGATGCCGGCCAAGCTCGCCGAGACGCTCGGCCTGTCCGATACGGTGCGCTCGATCCCGATCATCGATCCCGATGTCAATTACAGCATCGGCATGGTGATCCCGCAGCGTGATCCGATGACGCCGCTGATCGCGGCGCTGGTCAATGTCGCGCGAGAAGTCGCGCCGTCGCTGCAATCGTAG
- a CDS encoding response regulator transcription factor, which translates to MRLLIIEDDRESADYLVKAFREVGHIADHAADGEEGLAMAENGDYDVLVVDRMLPKRDGLSVIGALRDKDDSTPVLILSALGQVDDRIKGLRAGGDDYLPKPYSFAELLARVEVLSRRRGGPAEDTLYRVGDLELDRLSHRVARGKDELTLQPREFRLLEYLMKHAGQVVTRTMLLENVWDYHFDPQTNVIDVHISRLRSKIDKGFERPLLHTIRGAGYMIRDGIR; encoded by the coding sequence ATGCGCCTCCTCATCATCGAAGACGACCGCGAATCCGCCGACTACCTCGTGAAGGCTTTTCGTGAGGTCGGGCACATTGCCGACCACGCCGCCGACGGCGAGGAAGGCCTTGCCATGGCCGAGAACGGCGATTACGACGTGCTGGTGGTCGACCGCATGCTGCCCAAGCGCGACGGCCTGTCGGTGATCGGCGCGCTCCGCGACAAGGACGATTCGACGCCAGTGCTGATTCTCTCGGCGCTCGGCCAGGTCGACGACCGCATCAAGGGCCTGCGCGCTGGCGGCGACGATTATCTGCCGAAACCCTATTCCTTCGCCGAGCTGTTGGCCCGGGTCGAGGTGCTGTCGCGCCGCCGCGGCGGTCCGGCCGAGGACACGCTGTACCGCGTCGGCGATCTCGAGCTCGACCGGCTCTCCCATCGCGTCGCGCGCGGCAAGGACGAGCTGACGCTCCAGCCGCGCGAATTCCGCCTGCTCGAATACCTCATGAAGCATGCGGGCCAGGTGGTGACCCGCACCATGCTGCTTGAGAACGTCTGGGACTATCATTTCGATCCGCAGACCAACGTCATCGACGTGCACATTTCGCGGCTGCGCTCCAAGATCGACAAGGGTTTTGAGCGGCCGCTGCTGCACACGATCCGCGGCGCGGGATACATGATCCGTGACGGCATTCGGTAA
- a CDS encoding Do family serine endopeptidase, whose product MTDRSDLSNLPSYRQPRRPVFSARKIALMASVVAGLGAAVYGFGTSTSPADLFSTPALAQVNNEVRKVERPIGFADIVERVKPSVISVKVNMKEKTASNDDGDDSSSPFQPGSPMERFFRRFGGPDGVPGLKGGGGRGRVVQGQGSGFFISADGFAVTNNHVVDGADKVEVTTDDGKTYTAKVIGTDQRTDLALIKVEGSSNFPFAKLADGKPRIGDWVLAVGNPFGLGGTVTAGIVSASGRDIGNGPYDDFIQIDAPVNKGNSGGPAFDTNGEVMGVNTAIYSPSGGSVGIAFSIPASTVKSVVAQLKDKGSVSRGWIGVQIQPVTPDIADSLGMKKAEGALVAEPQANGPAAKAGIESGDVITSVNGESVKDARELARTIGGLAPGATVKLNVLHKGQDKVVNLTLGQLPNTIEAKADIDKDSGKGASRGTDVPKLGMTVAPADSVAGAGKEGVVVTEVDPKSAAAERGFKEGDVILEVGGKSVSTAGEVRDAINTARTDNKNSVLMRVKSGGQSRFVAVPIAKG is encoded by the coding sequence ATGACCGACCGTTCCGACCTCTCGAACCTTCCGTCCTACCGGCAGCCCCGCCGGCCCGTTTTCTCGGCCCGCAAGATCGCGCTGATGGCCTCGGTCGTCGCCGGCCTCGGCGCCGCCGTCTACGGCTTCGGCACGTCAACCTCGCCCGCCGACCTGTTCTCGACCCCGGCGCTTGCGCAGGTCAACAACGAGGTCCGCAAGGTCGAACGCCCGATCGGTTTCGCCGACATTGTCGAGCGCGTGAAGCCGTCGGTGATCTCGGTGAAGGTCAACATGAAGGAGAAGACCGCGAGCAACGACGACGGCGATGATTCCTCCTCGCCGTTCCAGCCGGGCTCGCCGATGGAGCGGTTCTTCCGCCGCTTCGGCGGTCCGGATGGCGTCCCGGGCCTGAAGGGTGGTGGCGGTCGTGGCCGCGTCGTGCAGGGCCAGGGCTCCGGCTTCTTCATCTCGGCTGATGGCTTTGCCGTGACCAACAACCACGTGGTCGACGGCGCCGACAAGGTCGAGGTCACCACCGACGACGGCAAGACCTACACCGCCAAGGTGATCGGTACCGACCAGCGCACCGACCTTGCCTTGATCAAGGTCGAGGGCAGCTCGAACTTCCCGTTCGCGAAGCTTGCCGACGGCAAGCCGCGGATCGGCGACTGGGTGCTCGCGGTGGGCAACCCGTTCGGCCTCGGCGGCACCGTGACTGCCGGCATCGTTTCGGCCAGCGGCCGCGACATCGGCAACGGCCCCTACGACGATTTCATCCAGATCGACGCCCCCGTGAACAAGGGCAATTCCGGCGGTCCCGCGTTCGACACCAATGGTGAGGTGATGGGCGTCAACACCGCGATCTACTCGCCTTCCGGCGGCAGCGTCGGCATCGCGTTCTCGATCCCCGCCAGCACCGTGAAGAGCGTGGTGGCGCAGCTCAAGGACAAGGGCTCGGTCAGCCGCGGCTGGATCGGCGTGCAGATCCAGCCGGTGACACCCGACATCGCAGACAGCCTCGGCATGAAGAAGGCCGAAGGTGCGCTGGTTGCGGAGCCGCAGGCGAATGGTCCGGCGGCCAAGGCCGGCATCGAGTCCGGTGACGTGATCACGTCGGTCAACGGCGAATCGGTCAAGGACGCGCGCGAGCTCGCCCGCACCATTGGCGGCCTGGCGCCCGGCGCGACCGTGAAGCTCAACGTGCTGCACAAGGGCCAGGACAAGGTGGTGAACCTCACCCTCGGCCAGCTGCCGAACACGATCGAAGCAAAGGCCGACATCGACAAGGACAGCGGCAAGGGCGCGAGCCGCGGCACCGACGTGCCCAAGCTCGGCATGACCGTCGCGCCCGCCGATTCCGTGGCCGGCGCCGGCAAGGAAGGCGTCGTGGTCACCGAAGTCGATCCGAAGAGCGCCGCAGCCGAACGCGGCTTCAAGGAAGGTGACGTGATTCTCGAAGTCGGCGGCAAGAGCGTGAGCACCGCCGGCGAAGTTCGCGACGCCATCAACACGGCGCGGACTGACAACAAGAACAGCGTCCTGATGCGGGTGAAGAGCGGCGGTCAGTCGCGCTTCGTCGCCGTGCCCATCGCGAAGGGCTAA
- a CDS encoding cytochrome c-type biogenesis protein, with protein sequence MRRMMVAFIALMLLALPAAHAVQPDEIMSDPVKESRARDLSRELRCMVCQNQSIDDSDAPLARDLRLLVRERIAAGDSNSQVLDFLVARYGEFVLLKPRFERQNMLLWLLAPLLLIGGSLALWLQIRRRARNGADLPAPPLTPDEEARLAALMADEAKSS encoded by the coding sequence ATGCGCCGAATGATGGTCGCGTTCATCGCGCTGATGCTGCTGGCCTTGCCTGCGGCGCATGCCGTGCAGCCGGACGAGATCATGTCGGATCCGGTGAAGGAGTCGCGTGCACGCGATCTGTCGCGTGAGCTGCGCTGCATGGTCTGCCAGAACCAGTCGATCGACGATTCCGATGCGCCGCTGGCGCGCGATTTGCGGCTCCTGGTGCGCGAGCGTATCGCGGCCGGCGACAGCAATTCGCAAGTGCTCGATTTCCTGGTCGCGCGCTACGGCGAGTTCGTGCTGCTCAAGCCGCGCTTCGAGCGCCAGAACATGCTGCTGTGGCTGCTCGCGCCGTTGCTGCTGATTGGCGGCAGCCTGGCGCTATGGCTGCAAATCCGCCGGCGCGCGCGAAATGGTGCAGACCTACCGGCTCCGCCGCTCACGCCCGACGAGGAAGCGCGGCTCGCCGCATTGATGGCGGATGAAGCCAAATCCAGCTAG
- a CDS encoding heme lyase CcmF/NrfE family subunit gives MIAESGHYALVLALGLALIQSIVPLIGARLRDDALMNVARSTALAQLLFVGASFIALVMLHVESDFSVVNVYENSHSMKPLLYKITGVWGNHEGSMLLWVSILALFGGLVAAFGNNLPLSLRAHVLAVQAWIASAFYLFILVTSNPFLRITNPPIEGRDLNPVLQDIGLAVHPPMLYLGYVGFSISFSFAIAALLEGRIDAAWARWVRPWTLVAWIFLTLGIAMGSYWAYYELGWGGWWFWDPVENASLMPWLAGTALLHSALVMEKRNALKVWTILLSILTFSLSLLGTFLVRSGVITSVHAFATDPTRGVFILLILCLFIGGSLSLFAGRATSLKQGGLFAPISREGALVLNNLLLTVACAVVLFGTLYPLAMEMLADFKMSVGAPFYNLTFAPLFTLLLLAVPFGPILAWKRGDLLGVTQRLLAAGVAGLIAVAMVWGWVRGGSALAPLAIGLGVFVIAGAVTDLAERTGLFRLPFATTLHRARGLPRSAWGSVFAHAGLGVALIGIVCETTWNSEYIATMKQNDVAHVAGYDVKLDGLFQRQGPNFHEMIAEFNVSHDGEMLSVMTPSKRSFTTRGSSTTEAALLTRGASQLYISLGDATAEGAIAVRIYHKPLVLLIWWGPVLMAFGGVLSLSDRRLRVGAPKPARAKQRLQPAE, from the coding sequence GTGATCGCGGAGTCAGGACATTACGCGCTGGTGCTGGCGCTCGGACTGGCACTGATCCAGTCCATCGTGCCCCTGATCGGCGCGCGGCTGCGCGATGACGCGCTGATGAATGTGGCGCGCTCCACTGCGCTGGCGCAGCTTCTGTTCGTCGGTGCGTCGTTCATCGCGCTTGTGATGCTGCACGTGGAGTCGGACTTCTCCGTCGTCAACGTCTACGAGAATTCCCACTCCATGAAGCCGCTGCTCTACAAGATCACTGGCGTGTGGGGAAACCATGAAGGCTCGATGCTCTTGTGGGTGTCGATCCTCGCGCTGTTCGGCGGATTGGTCGCGGCCTTCGGCAACAATCTGCCGCTGTCGCTGCGCGCGCACGTGCTGGCCGTACAGGCGTGGATCGCCAGCGCCTTCTATCTCTTCATCCTGGTGACCTCCAACCCGTTCCTGCGCATCACCAACCCGCCGATCGAGGGACGCGATCTCAATCCGGTGCTTCAGGACATCGGTCTCGCCGTGCATCCGCCGATGCTCTATCTCGGCTATGTCGGCTTCTCAATTTCGTTTTCCTTCGCGATCGCGGCGTTGCTGGAGGGGCGGATCGATGCCGCCTGGGCGCGTTGGGTGCGGCCGTGGACGCTGGTCGCCTGGATCTTCCTGACGCTCGGTATCGCCATGGGCTCGTACTGGGCCTATTACGAACTGGGTTGGGGCGGCTGGTGGTTCTGGGACCCGGTCGAGAACGCCTCGCTGATGCCTTGGCTTGCCGGCACCGCGCTGCTTCATTCGGCTCTGGTGATGGAGAAGCGCAACGCGCTGAAGGTCTGGACCATCCTCTTGTCGATCTTGACCTTCTCGCTATCGCTGCTTGGGACCTTCCTGGTGCGCTCGGGGGTCATCACCTCGGTGCATGCCTTCGCGACCGATCCAACCCGCGGGGTGTTCATTCTCCTGATTCTCTGCCTGTTCATCGGGGGCAGCCTGTCGCTGTTCGCGGGGCGCGCGACGTCGTTGAAGCAGGGCGGCCTGTTTGCACCGATCTCGCGCGAGGGTGCGCTGGTGCTGAACAATCTGCTGCTCACTGTGGCCTGCGCGGTGGTGCTGTTCGGCACGCTCTATCCGCTGGCGATGGAGATGCTCGCCGATTTCAAGATGTCGGTCGGCGCGCCGTTCTACAATCTCACCTTCGCTCCGCTGTTCACGCTATTGCTGCTCGCCGTGCCGTTCGGGCCGATACTGGCGTGGAAACGCGGCGATCTGCTAGGCGTCACCCAACGCCTGCTGGCGGCCGGCGTTGCCGGGCTTATCGCCGTCGCGATGGTCTGGGGCTGGGTGCGCGGCGGCAGCGCGCTCGCGCCATTGGCAATCGGACTTGGCGTCTTCGTCATTGCCGGCGCCGTCACGGATCTGGCCGAACGAACCGGCTTGTTCCGGCTGCCGTTCGCGACGACGCTGCATCGTGCCCGCGGTCTGCCGCGCTCGGCCTGGGGCTCGGTATTTGCGCATGCCGGCCTCGGCGTTGCGCTGATCGGAATCGTCTGCGAGACCACCTGGAACAGCGAATATATCGCGACGATGAAGCAGAACGACGTCGCCCATGTCGCCGGCTATGACGTCAAGCTGGACGGCCTGTTTCAGCGCCAGGGACCGAACTTCCACGAGATGATCGCCGAATTCAACGTCAGCCACGACGGCGAGATGCTCAGCGTGATGACGCCGTCCAAGCGCAGCTTCACCACCCGCGGCTCCTCGACCACCGAGGCCGCGCTGCTGACGCGCGGCGCCAGCCAGCTCTACATCTCGCTCGGCGACGCCACTGCCGAAGGCGCCATTGCCGTGCGCATCTATCACAAGCCGCTGGTGCTGCTGATCTGGTGGGGACCGGTGCTGATGGCGTTCGGCGGCGTGCTATCGCTGTCGGACCGGCGCCTGCGAGTCGGCGCGCCGAAACCGGCGCGTGCCAAGCAGCGCCTGCAGCCGGCGGAGTGA
- the ccmE gene encoding cytochrome c maturation protein CcmE — translation MTRKQRRMTIIGGSLAVLALAAALVLNALRDSIVFFSTPTMVAEKHVAPGKRFRLGGLVQPGSLQRGDNLAVTFEVADGGAKLPVAFKGILPDLFREGQGVVAEGALDADGVFKADTVLAKHDETYMPKDVADALKKQGHWKDDYGAKASDGVKPAATTAQGNPQGAVR, via the coding sequence ATGACGCGCAAGCAGCGACGTATGACCATCATCGGCGGCTCGCTTGCCGTGCTCGCCCTCGCGGCCGCGCTGGTGCTCAACGCTCTGCGCGATTCCATCGTGTTCTTCTCGACGCCGACCATGGTCGCCGAGAAGCACGTTGCGCCCGGCAAGCGGTTTCGCCTCGGCGGCCTGGTGCAGCCCGGCTCGCTCCAGCGCGGCGACAATCTCGCTGTGACCTTCGAGGTCGCCGACGGCGGCGCAAAGCTTCCGGTCGCCTTCAAGGGCATTTTGCCCGATCTGTTCCGCGAAGGGCAGGGCGTCGTCGCCGAAGGCGCGCTCGATGCTGACGGCGTGTTCAAGGCCGACACCGTGCTCGCCAAGCACGACGAGACCTACATGCCAAAGGACGTCGCCGATGCCCTGAAGAAGCAGGGGCACTGGAAGGATGATTACGGCGCCAAAGCTTCCGACGGCGTCAAGCCCGCGGCCACGACCGCGCAGGGCAATCCGCAGGGAGCAGTTCGGTGA
- the ccmI gene encoding c-type cytochrome biogenesis protein CcmI produces MMLWFVFALMTVAAIFAVLLPLGRSGRAQNQGSEVAVYKDQLAEIERDLAAGLIAAPEAEAARVEVSRRLLAAAGSEPATAPKSSLKWRRAAAVLALAGLPLVAIGVYVPLGSPRLQDFPLAQRERGSGSGMAQSLENLVVQVEQHLEKNPTDGRGWNVIAPVLERLGRFDDAVRAYRNSLTYNGESAERRSDLGEAISAAAGGVVTAEAKTEFERARALSADDPKANYFLGLAAEQDGRKADAANIWRALLAKAPADAPWRPLVQTSLARVGGGGATMPALSDETLAASKDMKEVDRNAMVRGMVERLATRLKQNGDDVEGWLRLVRAYLVMGDRDKAVGASTDARQAVANDAARLRQLDEGLKTLGLDG; encoded by the coding sequence ATGATGCTATGGTTCGTGTTCGCGCTGATGACGGTCGCGGCGATCTTCGCCGTGCTTTTGCCGCTCGGCCGTAGCGGACGCGCGCAAAATCAGGGCAGCGAGGTCGCGGTCTACAAGGACCAACTCGCCGAGATCGAGCGTGATCTTGCCGCAGGGCTGATCGCCGCGCCCGAAGCCGAGGCCGCGCGCGTCGAGGTCAGCCGCAGGCTGCTTGCCGCGGCCGGCAGCGAGCCCGCAACGGCACCGAAATCCAGCCTCAAATGGCGCCGCGCGGCGGCCGTGCTGGCGCTTGCCGGCCTGCCGCTGGTTGCGATTGGTGTCTATGTGCCGCTCGGCTCGCCCAGGCTTCAGGACTTTCCACTGGCGCAGCGGGAGCGCGGATCCGGGTCCGGCATGGCGCAGTCGCTCGAGAATCTGGTCGTACAGGTCGAGCAACATCTGGAAAAGAATCCGACCGACGGGCGCGGCTGGAACGTGATCGCGCCCGTGCTGGAACGGCTCGGTCGCTTCGACGACGCCGTGCGCGCCTATCGCAACTCGCTCACCTACAATGGCGAGAGCGCGGAGCGCCGGTCCGATCTCGGCGAAGCGATCTCGGCCGCCGCCGGCGGCGTCGTGACCGCCGAAGCCAAGACCGAGTTCGAGCGCGCGCGCGCGCTCAGCGCCGACGACCCCAAGGCGAACTATTTTCTCGGTCTCGCCGCCGAGCAGGACGGCCGCAAGGCCGATGCCGCCAATATCTGGCGCGCGCTGCTGGCGAAAGCGCCGGCGGATGCGCCGTGGCGACCTCTGGTGCAGACCTCGCTCGCGCGGGTCGGTGGCGGTGGCGCGACGATGCCGGCGCTGTCGGATGAGACCCTCGCAGCTTCCAAGGACATGAAAGAGGTCGATCGCAACGCGATGGTTCGCGGCATGGTCGAACGGCTCGCCACGCGCCTCAAGCAGAACGGCGACGACGTCGAGGGTTGGCTGCGCCTGGTGCGCGCCTATCTCGTCATGGGTGATCGCGACAAGGCGGTGGGGGCATCGACCGATGCCCGCCAGGCGGTTGCCAACGATGCAGCACGGTTGCGCCAGCTTGATGAAGGCCTCAAGACACTCGGGCTCGACGGATGA